In Pedobacter heparinus DSM 2366, the following are encoded in one genomic region:
- a CDS encoding Crp/Fnr family transcriptional regulator, producing the protein MYTVLSKEAESAWRNLLKEKTYKKGECFIRIGQVPKKVAFVLKGLFSQNYIDDNGDTVIKYFFPEGRIAGSIPATLQQSESLFDITALEETTVLEYDFIAFKRLVSGYPDIAVFYIHYLELHWVIDKEPYEVSLRSDSAKIRYADFLRKYPELVKRLKKHHIASYLGITPTQLSRIFGYSG; encoded by the coding sequence ATGTACACAGTCCTTTCAAAAGAAGCTGAATCTGCCTGGAGAAATCTACTTAAAGAAAAGACCTATAAAAAAGGAGAATGCTTTATAAGAATTGGACAGGTGCCTAAAAAGGTAGCATTTGTCTTAAAAGGTCTTTTTTCGCAAAATTACATTGACGACAACGGTGATACAGTAATCAAATATTTTTTTCCTGAAGGCAGGATTGCCGGCTCCATCCCCGCTACCTTGCAGCAGTCGGAAAGTTTGTTTGATATTACAGCACTTGAGGAAACAACCGTTCTGGAATATGATTTTATTGCCTTCAAAAGGTTGGTTTCAGGTTATCCTGATATTGCCGTATTTTATATTCATTACCTGGAATTACATTGGGTTATTGACAAAGAACCCTATGAGGTTTCGCTGCGAAGCGATTCGGCAAAAATTCGCTATGCTGATTTTTTACGGAAATATCCTGAGCTAGTTAAAAGGTTAAAGAAACATCACATTGCCTCCTATCTTGGCATTACACCAACACAGTTAAGCCGGATTTTTGGTTATAGTGGATAA
- a CDS encoding helix-turn-helix domain-containing protein — MLNEYIQRVKIEAAKKELESGEMKINDIMLEVSYSDKSTFRNSFKLLTGLLPNEYRNKYHSRVTN, encoded by the coding sequence TTGTTAAATGAGTATATCCAACGTGTCAAGATTGAAGCAGCTAAAAAAGAATTGGAATCGGGAGAAATGAAGATCAATGATATCATGCTGGAAGTGAGCTATTCTGATAAGAGCACTTTCAGGAACTCATTTAAATTATTAACCGGGTTACTCCCTAATGAATACCGCAACAAATATCATAGCAGAGTTACTAATTAA
- a CDS encoding DUF1801 domain-containing protein, with protein sequence MSKTNKIDEFVSKLNHPMKAEIEEVIKIIRSASNDLEEDVKWGGPSFDYKEPMATLSLRVAGTIVFIFHKGELIKDESSLLEAAPKGKAYLKLRSMKEIKDNEANIQHIVKEWIKLMDA encoded by the coding sequence ATGAGCAAGACCAACAAAATAGACGAGTTTGTAAGTAAACTCAACCATCCGATGAAAGCCGAAATTGAGGAGGTTATAAAAATAATCCGCAGTGCAAGCAATGACCTGGAAGAGGATGTAAAATGGGGTGGCCCGAGTTTTGATTACAAGGAACCAATGGCGACGCTAAGTTTGAGGGTGGCAGGAACAATTGTTTTCATATTTCACAAAGGAGAGTTGATTAAAGACGAAAGTAGCTTATTGGAAGCCGCACCGAAAGGCAAAGCCTATTTGAAACTTCGCTCCATGAAAGAAATAAAGGACAACGAAGCGAACATTCAGCATATCGTAAAGGAATGGATTAAACTCATGGATGCCTGA
- a CDS encoding DUF6266 family protein, giving the protein MGTAYGCFWRLMDLVKAMPRKVKRPPTTAQIPVQLKLALMTAFLKRLANIIKVGFQNKPSNQSAMNATLAWNINNAVAGVSPNFTIDFTKLKFSDGALPMALNAEVLIDTAGTVKFLWELGPAGSEDGKPTDKAVFVDSPVMKWLVELMCFASHLFNRDNYF; this is encoded by the coding sequence TTGGGAACTGCGTATGGCTGTTTCTGGCGACTAATGGATTTGGTTAAGGCCATGCCACGTAAGGTGAAACGCCCACCTACTACCGCACAAATACCGGTACAGCTAAAGCTTGCGCTGATGACAGCGTTTTTAAAGCGGCTGGCTAACATTATTAAGGTTGGTTTTCAAAACAAGCCAAGTAATCAATCGGCCATGAATGCCACCTTAGCCTGGAACATTAACAATGCAGTTGCCGGCGTATCGCCAAATTTCACAATTGACTTTACGAAGCTGAAGTTTAGCGATGGTGCGCTGCCAATGGCTTTAAATGCCGAAGTATTGATTGATACGGCGGGCACAGTTAAGTTTTTATGGGAGCTGGGCCCTGCCGGATCGGAAGATGGGAAGCCGACTGACAAAGCGGTTTTTGTAGACAGTCCTGTTATGAAATGGCTTGTGGAACTGATGTGTTTCGCAAGCCATTTGTTTAACCGGGATAATTACTTCTGA
- a CDS encoding DUF1810 domain-containing protein, which produces MKSHNLERYISAQKSVYQTALGELKSGKKQSHWMWYIFPQIQGLGYTEISKRYAIEDLEEAAEYLQHRMLGPRLILLSHVLLSLETNDAHKIFGSPDDLKLKSCMTLFSHVPGADPVFELVLKKFFNGLKDHITLKILNLQNQN; this is translated from the coding sequence ATGAAAAGCCATAACCTGGAAAGATACATCTCCGCACAAAAATCCGTGTATCAGACGGCACTAGGCGAACTGAAATCCGGGAAAAAACAAAGCCACTGGATGTGGTACATCTTCCCGCAGATCCAGGGACTAGGGTATACCGAAATCTCCAAACGCTATGCCATTGAAGACCTGGAAGAAGCTGCCGAATACCTCCAGCACCGGATGCTCGGTCCAAGACTGATCCTGTTGAGCCACGTTTTGCTCAGCCTGGAGACCAACGATGCCCATAAAATATTCGGAAGCCCCGACGATCTCAAACTTAAATCCTGCATGACCCTGTTTTCCCATGTACCGGGCGCAGACCCCGTCTTCGAACTCGTGCTTAAAAAATTCTTCAATGGTCTGAAAGACCACATCACCCTGAAGATCCTCAACCTGCAAAACCAAAACTAA
- a CDS encoding DinB family protein, whose translation MTKNHFLSLYQYNTWANNTILNHLKQLPEGIIRSQVKSVFPSIFDTLMHVYIIDQGWYSVLTKAYRSDDYQTIKTTVDRLVSEVKDLELGDFTKKQQNLAINLETFIAGNDMGYMDTFSGVQMTYGDVVTHMVNHGTYHRGNVTAMLHQLGEKGVPTDYGVYLYYTSRQ comes from the coding sequence ATGACAAAAAATCATTTTTTGTCCCTGTATCAGTATAATACATGGGCCAATAATACAATATTGAATCACCTCAAACAACTTCCTGAAGGAATTATCCGTAGCCAAGTCAAAAGTGTTTTTCCTTCTATATTTGATACCCTGATGCATGTTTACATCATTGATCAGGGATGGTATTCTGTTTTAACCAAAGCATACCGTTCAGATGATTATCAAACTATAAAGACTACAGTGGATCGTTTAGTAAGCGAGGTCAAAGATCTGGAACTGGGAGATTTTACGAAAAAGCAGCAGAACCTGGCTATCAACCTGGAAACTTTTATTGCCGGGAACGACATGGGATATATGGATACATTTTCAGGTGTTCAGATGACTTACGGGGATGTGGTTACGCATATGGTTAACCATGGCACTTACCATCGTGGTAATGTGACGGCGATGTTGCATCAATTGGGGGAAAAAGGGGTACCCACTGACTATGGGGTATACCTTTATTATACCAGTCGGCAATAA
- a CDS encoding DUF4199 domain-containing protein, whose product MEKYKIELKWAFIFTAMYLLWMTMEKLAGLHDRYLEQQQLISMFVLVPAIIIYALAIKDKKKNYYAGTITYKQSFMSGLVLTIFVVLLSPISQLITSYIITPDYFANVIAHTVKSGMFTQEQAEAQFNIKSYIITSIIGGLVTGIIFSIVISVFTKSKTRLT is encoded by the coding sequence ATGGAAAAGTATAAAATTGAACTCAAATGGGCATTCATTTTTACAGCAATGTATCTGCTATGGATGACAATGGAAAAACTTGCAGGATTACACGACAGGTATCTGGAACAACAACAGTTAATAAGTATGTTTGTGCTGGTTCCTGCTATTATTATTTATGCTCTTGCCATAAAGGACAAGAAGAAAAACTACTATGCAGGAACCATAACTTATAAACAAAGCTTTATGAGTGGACTTGTGCTTACCATATTCGTGGTTCTGCTCAGCCCGATCAGTCAGCTTATTACCTCCTATATTATTACACCTGACTACTTTGCCAATGTTATTGCGCATACGGTCAAATCCGGAATGTTTACCCAGGAGCAGGCCGAAGCACAATTCAATATTAAAAGCTACATCATTACCAGTATTATAGGAGGATTGGTAACAGGTATCATTTTCAGTATAGTCATTTCCGTATTCACCAAATCGAAAACCAGATTAACATGA
- a CDS encoding amylo-alpha-1,6-glucosidase: MKLIPNFLKTSMQQTVLLLLLALVCCADTVLAQQSGKASWIWYPGDLDIWVSNKMQNRRTERGAFLPPFWKMDSHYVLVEFHKEFNLANAEEVNLYVEGQYNVKIDGQAFSGYPKKITVPAGKHKLSLKVYGQDKVPAILVQGKTVVSDESWLATFEDKEWIDASGKASDKSGTTFVSAASWNLTDPLSPPSRFKLATTPMAAVKTDKVNNGFVADFGKETFGFIKLHGLKGKGKLHIYYGESKEEALSADHCETLDLLEIDLKGKQDSVIELSKAFRYVNCQPEGNVTLDKVSMLYEYAPVTEKGNFRCSDEQINKIYDISKYTFHLNTREFFIDGIKRDRWVWSGDAYQSYLMNYYSFNESPIVKRTLLAQRGKDPVTAHINTIMDYSFYWFLGIYDYYQYSGDQKFVQDIYPRMKSLMDYVLGRRNKDGLLEWMPGDWIFIDWADKLSKDGEVSFEQLLFCRSLETMALCADMAKDTEAAANYKKLAADLKARIFKLYWDENKHALVHSRINGKPTDNVTRYANMFGIFFDYFSPSQKQEVKQHVLMNNKINKITTPYMRFYELEALCAMGEQSYVLKQMKDYWGGMLELGATSFWEEYNRDKKGVEHLAMYGRPFGKSLCHAWGASPIYLLGKYYLGVKPLSAGYETYVVEPSLGGLEWMEGKVPTPSGEISLYCSKKEIRIKADEGSGVLRFKSVSKPVVKGGKVVEVGKRTYELKLMKGVQYTVNYQK, translated from the coding sequence ATGAAACTCATCCCCAATTTTTTAAAAACCAGTATGCAGCAAACAGTGCTGTTGTTATTGTTGGCCCTTGTTTGCTGTGCTGATACTGTTCTGGCGCAGCAATCTGGTAAAGCATCCTGGATCTGGTATCCTGGCGATCTGGACATCTGGGTATCCAATAAAATGCAAAACCGCAGAACAGAAAGGGGAGCTTTTTTGCCACCATTCTGGAAAATGGATAGCCATTATGTACTGGTTGAATTCCATAAAGAGTTTAACCTGGCCAATGCCGAAGAGGTCAATCTATATGTAGAGGGACAGTACAATGTGAAAATTGACGGGCAGGCTTTTTCGGGTTATCCTAAAAAGATCACCGTACCGGCAGGTAAACACAAACTTAGTTTAAAAGTATACGGACAGGATAAAGTACCAGCCATATTGGTACAGGGAAAAACAGTTGTATCGGATGAGAGCTGGCTGGCTACTTTTGAAGATAAGGAATGGATTGATGCGAGTGGAAAGGCATCCGATAAATCGGGTACTACCTTTGTATCTGCCGCTTCCTGGAACCTGACCGATCCTTTATCGCCACCATCCCGGTTTAAGCTGGCCACTACGCCTATGGCTGCGGTAAAAACAGACAAAGTAAACAATGGTTTTGTGGCCGATTTCGGTAAGGAAACCTTTGGCTTTATTAAGCTGCATGGCTTAAAAGGTAAAGGTAAACTGCACATTTATTATGGAGAATCTAAAGAAGAGGCCTTATCTGCCGACCATTGCGAAACCCTGGACCTGCTGGAAATTGACCTGAAGGGAAAACAGGATTCAGTAATTGAACTTTCCAAAGCTTTCAGGTATGTCAACTGTCAGCCTGAAGGTAATGTAACCCTGGATAAAGTGAGCATGTTGTATGAGTATGCGCCGGTCACAGAAAAAGGGAATTTCCGTTGCTCAGATGAGCAGATCAATAAGATCTACGACATTTCTAAGTATACCTTCCATCTCAATACCCGCGAATTTTTTATCGATGGGATCAAGCGCGACCGCTGGGTATGGTCGGGCGATGCTTACCAAAGCTATCTTATGAACTATTATTCGTTCAACGAATCGCCAATTGTGAAACGGACTTTACTGGCCCAAAGGGGTAAAGATCCGGTAACGGCACATATCAATACCATTATGGATTACTCTTTCTATTGGTTTTTAGGAATTTATGACTATTACCAGTATTCGGGTGATCAGAAATTTGTACAGGATATTTATCCAAGAATGAAAAGCCTGATGGATTATGTTTTAGGGCGCCGGAATAAGGACGGTTTGCTGGAATGGATGCCTGGCGACTGGATTTTTATAGATTGGGCCGATAAATTGAGCAAAGACGGGGAAGTGAGTTTTGAGCAATTGCTGTTTTGCCGGAGTCTGGAAACTATGGCACTCTGTGCCGATATGGCAAAAGATACTGAGGCCGCTGCCAATTATAAAAAGCTTGCTGCCGATTTGAAAGCCAGGATATTTAAGCTGTACTGGGACGAGAATAAACATGCCCTGGTACATAGCAGGATTAACGGGAAGCCTACAGACAACGTAACACGTTATGCCAATATGTTCGGCATTTTCTTCGATTACTTTAGTCCTTCACAAAAACAGGAGGTAAAACAACATGTATTGATGAACAATAAAATCAATAAGATTACTACACCATACATGCGTTTTTATGAGCTGGAAGCACTTTGTGCCATGGGCGAGCAATCTTACGTATTGAAACAAATGAAAGATTACTGGGGCGGTATGCTGGAATTGGGTGCTACCTCTTTCTGGGAAGAATATAACCGTGATAAAAAAGGGGTAGAGCATCTGGCTATGTACGGCAGGCCTTTTGGTAAAAGCCTTTGTCATGCCTGGGGCGCCAGCCCAATTTACCTGCTGGGTAAGTATTATTTAGGTGTTAAACCACTTTCAGCAGGTTATGAAACTTATGTAGTTGAACCTTCACTGGGAGGATTGGAATGGATGGAAGGAAAGGTACCAACACCATCGGGCGAGATCTCATTGTATTGCAGCAAAAAAGAGATCAGGATTAAAGCAGATGAAGGATCAGGTGTGTTAAGGTTTAAAAGTGTGTCCAAGCCAGTTGTAAAAGGTGGTAAAGTAGTTGAAGTTGGCAAAAGGACTTATGAACTTAAATTGATGAAGGGTGTTCAGTACACGGTTAATTATCAGAAGTAA
- a CDS encoding family 78 glycoside hydrolase catalytic domain codes for MSKLIYFLGLFFFTIPVFSQQLKVNELRCTYKNNPQGVESPAPALSWKLFSAQRNVLQSAYHIIVADDALTLAKGIGNVWDSKKVASARSLLVNYNGKPLISGKTYYWKVKVWDNNGLASAWSDTATWQMGLLTVSDWKNAKWIGYEKMPDSLVTILPLDTKKDKPEGNNIQPLLRKEFRVNKAVKKATMFISGLGHFELQLNGRKVGDHFLDPGWTKYDKEALYIPFDITAQLKDGNNALGVMLGNGFYYIPPIKARYKKLRASFGYPKMICRLLIEYKDGSVANIISDESWKTAASAITFSSIYGGEDYDANLEQKGWDIPGFDDKHWKSAVSVGGPALTSQKAEPLKVFDQFTAKTIKPLGNGDWVYDLGQNASAIIELTVKGKKGDTVKIIPAELLKADGTANQRATGSPTYFQYILKGDGAETWRPRFMYTGFRYLQVIGGIPEGQSNTTGKPSLITLKSLHVRNAAATAGSFESSSELFNKTDDLVNWAIKSNMVSVFTDCPHREKLGWLEELHLMGSSVRYNYDAAALFKKALQDMRNSQTADGLVPEISPEYVKFDYGNGMFRDSPEWGSSSILVPWYLYEWYGETQALAENYDMMQRYVAYLGTKAKNNILSQGLGDWFDLGPERPGVSQLTPMGVTGTAIYYYDLNVMEKIALLLGKNADAGKYAALAMEVKKSFNDTFFNTETKQYATGSQTANAMAVYMNLVAPEYKDAVVANLVKDIRDRNNGLTAGDIGYRYVLRVLEAEGRSDVIYDMNSRTDVPGYGYQLAQGATALTESWAALPTVSNNHFMLGHIMEWFYSGIGGIRQEKGAVAFNHIRIYPEPVGDLRYAKSSYQSPYGEIASNWRKTADAFELDVIVPANTKATVYLPATATQQVSESGQKIRPAGFEKGRAVVQVGSGNYKFKVQ; via the coding sequence ATGAGCAAACTAATCTATTTCCTTGGTTTATTTTTTTTTACGATTCCGGTATTTTCACAACAGCTGAAAGTAAATGAGCTGCGCTGCACTTATAAAAACAATCCTCAGGGTGTGGAAAGTCCTGCCCCGGCATTAAGCTGGAAATTGTTTTCAGCGCAAAGAAATGTACTGCAATCGGCTTATCATATCATTGTAGCAGACGATGCTTTAACCCTTGCAAAAGGCATAGGGAATGTATGGGACTCGAAAAAAGTGGCTTCTGCCCGGTCTTTGCTGGTTAACTATAATGGTAAGCCGCTTATTTCTGGTAAAACTTATTACTGGAAAGTAAAAGTTTGGGATAATAATGGCCTAGCCTCGGCCTGGTCGGATACCGCAACATGGCAAATGGGGCTGTTAACCGTGTCCGACTGGAAAAATGCAAAATGGATAGGCTATGAGAAAATGCCAGATTCGCTGGTTACTATTTTACCACTTGATACAAAAAAAGATAAACCTGAGGGTAACAATATACAGCCGCTTTTAAGAAAAGAATTTAGGGTAAACAAAGCAGTAAAAAAAGCCACCATGTTCATTTCCGGTCTTGGACATTTTGAACTGCAACTGAATGGCCGGAAAGTAGGTGACCATTTTTTAGATCCGGGCTGGACTAAATATGATAAAGAAGCTTTATATATACCTTTTGATATCACGGCACAATTAAAAGATGGAAACAATGCTTTGGGTGTTATGCTGGGCAATGGGTTTTATTATATTCCCCCAATTAAGGCGCGTTATAAAAAGCTGAGGGCATCTTTTGGCTACCCAAAAATGATTTGCCGTTTGCTGATTGAATATAAAGATGGGAGTGTGGCCAACATCATCAGCGATGAAAGCTGGAAAACAGCTGCCTCAGCAATCACTTTTTCCAGTATTTATGGCGGGGAAGATTATGATGCCAACCTGGAGCAAAAGGGCTGGGACATTCCCGGATTTGATGATAAACATTGGAAGAGTGCAGTTTCTGTAGGCGGTCCTGCTTTAACTTCACAAAAAGCCGAACCGCTTAAGGTATTTGATCAGTTTACTGCTAAAACCATAAAGCCGCTTGGGAATGGCGACTGGGTATATGACCTTGGACAAAATGCTTCGGCCATTATTGAACTAACTGTTAAGGGTAAAAAAGGGGATACCGTAAAGATTATTCCTGCCGAACTGCTTAAAGCAGATGGTACGGCAAATCAGCGGGCTACAGGCAGCCCTACTTATTTCCAGTACATATTAAAAGGAGATGGTGCAGAAACCTGGCGCCCCAGGTTTATGTATACTGGTTTCAGGTACCTGCAGGTAATTGGCGGGATACCGGAAGGACAGTCTAATACAACTGGTAAGCCCTCATTAATAACCCTGAAAAGTTTGCATGTACGCAATGCAGCCGCAACTGCAGGTTCATTTGAAAGTTCAAGTGAACTGTTCAATAAAACAGATGATCTGGTCAACTGGGCCATTAAAAGCAATATGGTTAGCGTATTTACCGATTGCCCGCACCGGGAAAAACTGGGCTGGCTGGAAGAACTTCACCTGATGGGCAGTTCTGTGCGCTACAATTATGATGCTGCTGCGCTGTTTAAAAAGGCCCTGCAGGACATGCGGAATTCGCAGACAGCAGATGGCCTGGTACCTGAAATTTCGCCCGAATATGTAAAATTTGACTATGGCAATGGTATGTTCCGCGATTCTCCGGAATGGGGGAGCAGCAGTATCCTGGTGCCATGGTATCTTTATGAATGGTACGGGGAAACACAGGCGCTTGCCGAAAATTACGACATGATGCAGCGTTATGTGGCTTACCTGGGTACGAAAGCTAAAAACAATATCCTTTCACAAGGGCTGGGTGATTGGTTTGACCTTGGGCCGGAACGACCTGGGGTTTCTCAGCTTACCCCAATGGGGGTAACCGGAACTGCTATTTATTATTACGACCTGAACGTAATGGAGAAAATTGCCCTTTTACTGGGTAAAAATGCTGATGCCGGCAAATATGCAGCATTGGCGATGGAAGTAAAGAAATCATTTAACGATACTTTTTTTAATACAGAGACCAAACAATATGCTACAGGCAGCCAGACAGCCAATGCCATGGCCGTATATATGAACCTGGTTGCCCCTGAATATAAAGATGCCGTAGTCGCCAATCTGGTCAAAGACATCAGAGACCGAAATAATGGTTTAACCGCCGGGGATATTGGTTACCGCTATGTATTGCGGGTATTGGAAGCAGAGGGCAGATCGGATGTAATTTACGATATGAACAGCCGGACTGATGTGCCCGGCTACGGTTATCAGCTGGCACAAGGTGCAACCGCCTTAACGGAATCATGGGCCGCTTTGCCCACAGTGTCCAATAACCATTTTATGCTGGGCCACATTATGGAGTGGTTTTACAGCGGCATTGGCGGGATCCGCCAGGAAAAAGGCGCTGTTGCTTTTAACCACATCCGGATTTATCCGGAACCGGTTGGCGACCTGCGTTATGCCAAAAGCAGTTACCAGTCGCCTTATGGCGAAATTGCAAGTAACTGGAGAAAAACCGCTGATGCGTTTGAACTGGATGTTATTGTACCTGCGAATACAAAAGCAACTGTCTATCTGCCTGCTACAGCAACGCAGCAGGTTAGTGAATCGGGGCAAAAGATCCGGCCTGCTGGTTTTGAAAAAGGAAGAGCTGTAGTCCAGGTCGGCTCGGGTAATTATAAATTTAAAGTACAATAG
- a CDS encoding IclR family transcriptional regulator translates to MKDKEMKYQAPALDKGLDILEYLSAQSIPLSQTEIAVGIDKSPNEIYRMLMSLESRGYILRDEVSGKYRLSLKLFYLSHRHSPVDELRKAAQHPLEELANTVRQSCHLSILYMNQVMVIIHAKSPGPIALSIEEGNLFPLPLTASGKVLLAYMPEAEQEIALSGNTIYTEYSDKEKNKFLKSLKEIQAKGAYVKTSDLAAGVVDVSVPIGRGSTGIIACLTVSSLTALNMNNEIDNEAVLVEAVKCAKKIEERIGIIAL, encoded by the coding sequence ATGAAGGATAAAGAAATGAAATACCAGGCCCCTGCATTGGATAAAGGTCTGGATATACTGGAATATCTGTCTGCTCAGTCCATCCCGCTTTCCCAAACAGAAATTGCGGTAGGAATAGACAAAAGTCCGAACGAGATTTACAGGATGCTGATGAGTTTAGAAAGCCGCGGGTATATATTAAGGGACGAAGTTTCGGGAAAATACAGACTATCTTTAAAACTATTTTATCTTTCACACCGGCATTCCCCTGTTGATGAATTGCGAAAGGCGGCGCAACATCCTTTAGAAGAACTGGCCAATACCGTAAGACAATCCTGTCACCTCAGTATATTATATATGAACCAGGTGATGGTCATTATCCACGCCAAAAGCCCTGGTCCTATTGCACTTTCTATAGAAGAGGGTAACCTGTTTCCTTTGCCTTTAACTGCTTCCGGAAAAGTGCTGCTGGCCTATATGCCCGAGGCTGAACAGGAAATTGCTTTGAGTGGTAACACGATCTATACAGAATACAGCGATAAGGAAAAGAACAAGTTTTTAAAATCTTTAAAAGAAATACAGGCAAAGGGTGCTTATGTTAAAACAAGCGACCTGGCTGCAGGTGTTGTAGATGTATCGGTTCCAATTGGCCGCGGCAGTACCGGCATCATTGCCTGTTTAACCGTTTCCAGCTTAACAGCCTTAAACATGAATAATGAAATTGACAATGAAGCAGTATTGGTAGAAGCAGTTAAGTGTGCAAAGAAAATTGAAGAAAGGATTGGCATTATTGCATTGTAA
- a CDS encoding SRPBCC family protein, protein MGTENLIAKAEEAILAKVDQVWKALVDPDSIKQYMFGTSVQSDWKKGSKITWQGEWKGKKYEDRGEITKIEPNKVLQYTHFSPLSGLADKPENYHTVTISLSAVGNHTKVVLTQDKNLSEKAQQESQKNWENMLGSLKEVVEGH, encoded by the coding sequence ATGGGAACTGAAAATCTTATAGCAAAGGCCGAAGAGGCGATCTTAGCAAAAGTTGACCAGGTTTGGAAAGCACTGGTTGATCCGGATTCAATCAAACAATATATGTTTGGAACTTCTGTTCAATCTGATTGGAAAAAAGGTAGCAAAATTACCTGGCAGGGGGAATGGAAAGGAAAAAAATATGAGGACAGAGGTGAGATCACAAAGATTGAACCCAATAAGGTATTGCAGTACACGCATTTTAGCCCCCTTTCCGGTTTAGCCGATAAGCCCGAAAATTATCATACTGTTACCATCAGTTTATCTGCAGTGGGGAACCATACAAAAGTTGTTTTGACCCAAGACAAAAATCTTAGTGAAAAAGCGCAACAGGAATCGCAGAAGAATTGGGAAAATATGCTTGGATCCCTCAAAGAAGTTGTAGAAGGCCATTAG